From Chryseobacterium sp. IHB B 17019, one genomic window encodes:
- the namA gene encoding NADPH dehydrogenase NamA, which yields MLYTPIKFRNVELKNRWVMSPMCMYSCENGLANDFHFVHYGSRSQGGAGLIMVEATGVEPRGRITNHCMGIWNDEQAKELQKIVEFVHKNSESKIGIQLAHAGRKGSTWNNIQIPVEEGWETVAPSGIPYHPTERIPHALTINEIKEQVQNFKKAARRAVKAGFDVIEIHGAHGYLVHQFLSPLSNIRTDEYGGSFENRIRFLLEIVDEVNEELNENVALFVRISGTEYVENGWDINDSVELAKILKNHSVDLVDVSSGGNIHGAKIPVYDGYQVPFSSKVRNEAGVKTGAVGLITKISQAEEILQKADADLIFVAREILRNPYIAVQGSFEMKEECFFPHQYLRAKIST from the coding sequence ATGTTATACACTCCAATCAAATTCAGAAATGTAGAATTGAAAAACCGTTGGGTAATGTCCCCGATGTGTATGTATTCCTGTGAAAACGGCCTTGCGAATGACTTTCACTTTGTGCATTACGGAAGCAGGTCTCAGGGCGGAGCGGGATTGATCATGGTGGAAGCAACAGGTGTGGAACCTCGCGGGAGAATCACCAATCACTGCATGGGAATCTGGAATGATGAACAGGCAAAAGAGCTTCAGAAAATTGTAGAATTTGTACATAAAAACTCCGAAAGCAAAATCGGAATCCAGCTTGCCCACGCCGGAAGAAAAGGTTCAACATGGAATAACATTCAGATTCCCGTTGAAGAAGGCTGGGAAACAGTTGCGCCGAGCGGGATTCCTTATCATCCGACGGAAAGAATTCCTCACGCTTTAACAATTAATGAAATTAAAGAGCAGGTTCAAAATTTTAAAAAAGCGGCAAGAAGAGCCGTAAAAGCAGGCTTTGATGTTATCGAAATTCACGGTGCGCACGGTTATTTAGTTCATCAGTTTTTATCACCGCTTTCCAATATCAGAACGGATGAATATGGCGGAAGCTTTGAAAACAGGATCAGATTTTTATTGGAAATTGTAGATGAAGTCAATGAAGAATTAAATGAAAATGTAGCTCTTTTTGTAAGAATTTCCGGAACGGAATACGTTGAAAATGGCTGGGATATTAATGACAGTGTAGAATTAGCAAAAATTTTAAAAAATCACTCCGTCGATCTGGTAGATGTTTCAAGCGGAGGAAATATTCATGGAGCAAAAATCCCTGTTTATGACGGTTATCAGGTTCCTTTTTCTTCAAAAGTAAGAAATGAAGCAGGCGTGAAGACAGGAGCGGTAGGTTTAATCACAAAAATAAGTCAGGCAGAAGAAATTTTACAAAAAGCTGATGCGGATTTAATTTTTGTAGCAAGGGAAATTTTGAGAAACCCCTATATTGCCGTTCAGGGATCGTTTGAAATGAAGGAGGAATGTTTTTTTCCACATCAGTATTTAAGAGCAAAAATTTCTACATAA
- a CDS encoding CCC motif membrane protein, with protein MNQQKLPNATAVLVLGIVSIVGCCCYGLPGLIAGIIALVLYSKDAKLYKANPTEYSNYSNLNTGRILAIIGIILSALYAVYVIVLISTVGWEAMKDPQLMQERIRDLMGQ; from the coding sequence ATGAACCAACAAAAATTACCAAACGCAACTGCCGTTTTAGTTTTAGGAATTGTATCTATTGTAGGATGTTGCTGTTATGGGCTTCCTGGATTAATTGCCGGAATCATCGCTCTTGTTTTATACAGCAAAGATGCCAAATTGTATAAGGCAAACCCTACGGAATATTCTAATTACAGTAACCTGAATACAGGTAGAATTTTAGCAATTATCGGGATTATATTAAGTGCGTTATATGCTGTTTACGTAATAGTATTAATCTCAACAGTTGGATGGGAAGCAATGAAAGATCCTCAATTAATGCAGGAGAGAATAAGAGATTTAATGGGACAATAA
- a CDS encoding TonB-dependent receptor plug domain-containing protein, which produces MDIKRSLVLLFSSYGCFLFGQEKTIDTVYIFDNQMNKVKLFHKVNTLNPEDLEKNSTNLSDALRFQTSIYIKENGRGAVSSPSFRGTSAGHTAFVWNGININSNFLGQGDVNNIPLFGYDELEIKAGGGSVQYGSSAIGGSIHLNNNLDFNRGFKASLYSEISSFDTYNNFAKASFSNEKFSFKVSGNYFISQNDYEVPEFKTGNEGYINRNGRYYNTSMNVGISYKIAPQQTISWQNQVFDGSQHYPIFAENGNKTKYNAQTLRSLISWDINKNKFANSLKAAYTEDNFQYFGDILKPKESGAEGKNYIFKNDFNYFITPKINFNVIGEFQVNKGKGYQSGIGNISRDMGSAAGLIKYFVTENLRFEAGVKKDFVEDISSPVLYSFSGKWHPLKWYNAGVNVSKNFKIPSFNDLYWEKGGNPDLIPETSINVDMDHEFSFGDFKITLSPYYMDVKNYINWLPTSSGYWAAFNTFKVEIYGLESQILFNKTFGKHDIKLNAGYTYSKSTNKETGNQMVYVPIHKAYGNIDYQYSFLKVYVQGLFNGLTYTTTDEKRADAIDPYFVMNTGVSATLLKKYTLGFKVNNITNTVYQTVSYYPMPKRNYSIFATLNF; this is translated from the coding sequence ATGGATATAAAGAGATCTTTAGTACTGCTTTTTTCGTCTTACGGTTGTTTTCTTTTCGGACAGGAGAAAACCATTGACACCGTATACATCTTTGACAATCAAATGAATAAGGTAAAACTTTTTCATAAAGTTAATACCCTCAATCCAGAAGATCTGGAGAAAAATTCTACCAATCTATCTGATGCCTTACGCTTTCAAACATCTATTTACATTAAGGAAAACGGCCGTGGTGCAGTTTCTTCGCCATCTTTCCGCGGAACAAGTGCGGGACACACCGCTTTTGTCTGGAATGGGATTAACATTAACTCTAATTTCCTGGGACAAGGCGATGTGAATAATATTCCGCTTTTCGGGTATGATGAGCTGGAGATAAAAGCCGGTGGTGGAAGTGTACAATATGGCAGTTCTGCAATCGGAGGAAGTATTCACCTGAATAATAATCTTGATTTTAACAGAGGTTTTAAAGCTTCCCTATACTCCGAAATATCTTCTTTTGATACTTATAATAATTTTGCGAAAGCTTCATTCAGTAATGAAAAATTCAGCTTTAAGGTTTCCGGAAATTATTTTATCAGTCAGAATGATTATGAAGTTCCTGAGTTCAAAACCGGTAATGAAGGCTATATCAACAGGAACGGAAGATATTATAATACATCGATGAATGTGGGGATTTCTTACAAGATTGCCCCGCAACAGACAATTTCATGGCAAAACCAGGTCTTTGACGGATCACAGCACTACCCGATTTTTGCAGAAAATGGAAATAAAACAAAATATAATGCCCAGACTTTAAGAAGCTTAATTTCGTGGGATATCAATAAAAATAAATTTGCCAATAGCCTGAAAGCAGCTTATACAGAGGATAATTTCCAATATTTCGGAGATATTCTCAAACCTAAGGAAAGCGGCGCAGAAGGAAAGAATTATATTTTTAAAAACGATTTTAATTACTTCATCACACCGAAAATCAACTTTAATGTCATTGGTGAATTTCAAGTAAACAAGGGGAAAGGCTATCAATCCGGAATCGGAAATATCAGCAGAGATATGGGATCTGCAGCAGGGTTGATTAAATATTTTGTGACGGAAAACCTTCGTTTTGAAGCCGGAGTAAAAAAGGATTTTGTAGAAGATATCAGTTCACCCGTTTTATATTCTTTTTCCGGAAAATGGCATCCTTTGAAATGGTATAATGCAGGAGTTAATGTTTCAAAAAACTTTAAAATCCCCTCTTTTAATGATCTGTATTGGGAAAAAGGTGGAAATCCTGATTTGATCCCCGAAACCTCAATTAATGTGGACATGGATCATGAATTCAGCTTTGGTGATTTTAAAATTACATTGAGTCCATATTATATGGATGTGAAAAATTACATCAACTGGCTTCCTACCTCTTCCGGATATTGGGCCGCCTTTAATACTTTTAAAGTAGAAATTTATGGTCTTGAATCCCAGATTCTCTTTAATAAAACCTTTGGAAAACACGATATAAAGCTTAACGCAGGATATACTTATTCAAAATCTACCAATAAGGAAACGGGAAACCAAATGGTTTACGTTCCGATTCATAAAGCATACGGAAACATCGATTATCAGTACAGTTTCCTGAAAGTATATGTTCAGGGGCTTTTCAACGGCCTTACGTATACAACAACGGATGAAAAACGAGCGGATGCCATAGATCCGTATTTTGTGATGAATACGGGAGTTTCTGCAACGCTTTTGAAAAAATATACTTTAGGATTTAAAGTAAATAACATTACCAATACTGTCTATCAAACGGTTTCTTATTACCCAATGCCGAAAAGAAACTACAGTATTTTTGCAACCCTGAATTTTTAA
- a CDS encoding DUF4136 domain-containing protein: protein MKKYIFILLASATLGLTSCSPFQVRSDYAETANFNTYKTYKIRIDDLKLNDIDKDRVLNELSRQLQSKGLQSGENPDLIVNVKANHKKVTDITNNSPYGMYGWGGPFGWGIGMSRTWTSNYNEGAIIVDLVDAKSNKLVWQGIGSGISVDSPRAKQRQIPEIMAEIMKNYPPQRK, encoded by the coding sequence ATGAAAAAATATATTTTTATTTTGTTGGCCTCGGCTACTTTGGGATTAACGTCATGTAGCCCTTTCCAGGTACGTTCTGATTATGCTGAAACAGCAAATTTCAATACTTATAAAACTTACAAAATCAGGATTGATGATTTGAAGCTTAATGATATTGATAAAGACAGGGTTTTGAATGAATTGTCCAGACAGCTTCAAAGCAAAGGGCTTCAGTCGGGAGAAAATCCGGATCTTATCGTGAATGTAAAAGCCAATCATAAAAAAGTAACCGATATTACCAATAATTCTCCTTACGGAATGTATGGTTGGGGTGGCCCTTTCGGTTGGGGAATCGGGATGAGCAGAACATGGACGAGCAATTATAACGAAGGAGCCATCATTGTGGATCTTGTAGATGCAAAATCAAATAAACTGGTTTGGCAGGGAATCGGAAGCGGAATTTCCGTAGATTCTCCGAGAGCAAAACAAAGACAAATTCCTGAAATCATGGCGGAAATCATGAAAAATTATCCTCCACAGAGAAAATAA
- a CDS encoding cytidine deaminase gives MKKETQISYEYFKNSSELNDIEKRLFERAKQAREKAYAPYSNFLVGCAVLLENGEIYSGNNQENAAFPSGLCAERTTLFWVAANFPDVKIKKIFVVGGPKEFHEKNPPIPPCGACRQSLIEYETKQNENIDLYFSSMNDEVVKVHSIKDLLPFYFDATFL, from the coding sequence ATGAAAAAAGAAACTCAAATCAGTTACGAATATTTTAAGAATAGCAGTGAACTGAACGATATAGAAAAAAGATTATTCGAAAGAGCAAAACAAGCTCGTGAAAAGGCATACGCACCCTATTCCAACTTTTTAGTGGGTTGTGCGGTCTTACTCGAAAACGGAGAAATCTATTCCGGAAACAACCAGGAAAACGCCGCTTTTCCGTCAGGACTTTGTGCCGAAAGAACGACTTTATTTTGGGTTGCTGCAAATTTTCCTGATGTGAAAATCAAAAAGATTTTTGTAGTCGGAGGACCGAAAGAATTTCATGAAAAAAATCCACCAATTCCACCTTGTGGAGCGTGTCGACAAAGCTTAATCGAATATGAAACAAAGCAGAACGAAAATATTGATCTTTATTTTTCAAGTATGAATGATGAAGTTGTAAAAGTACATTCGATTAAGGACTTGTTGCCGTTTTATTTTGATGCGACGTTTTTGTAG
- a CDS encoding 1-aminocyclopropane-1-carboxylate deaminase/D-cysteine desulfhydrase, producing MLLEPPTQKIPIQEIPISKNIKLFIKREDLIHPQISGNKYWKLFFNVNNYLSENPKNPYIITFGGAFSNHVSAVSAVGNLAGIPTLGIIRGEELREKWRDNPTLVFAKRNGMNLKFVSREEYRHKEKLTKFLQKEFPEALIVPEGGTNEDAVAGIKMMLNDDTKDFDYLCTAVGTGGTIAGISKFCEENQKVIGFKVVDDDSLENKIGELTLKQNFHLIDSCFGGYGKIKDENIRFINDFKDKYGIPLEPIYTGKMMQKVFELIDEGFFPEDSRILCFHTGGLQGIEGANLLLQKQNRNLII from the coding sequence ATGCTACTAGAACCCCCAACACAAAAAATCCCAATCCAGGAAATTCCCATTAGTAAAAACATAAAACTCTTCATTAAAAGAGAAGACTTAATTCATCCTCAGATTTCAGGAAATAAATACTGGAAGCTGTTTTTTAATGTTAATAATTATTTAAGTGAAAATCCAAAAAATCCTTATATTATTACTTTTGGTGGTGCTTTTTCAAATCATGTCTCGGCAGTTTCGGCCGTGGGAAATCTTGCGGGAATTCCAACATTGGGAATCATAAGAGGTGAGGAACTGCGGGAAAAATGGCGCGACAATCCGACTTTAGTTTTTGCAAAAAGAAACGGAATGAATTTGAAATTCGTTAGCCGGGAAGAATACCGCCACAAAGAAAAATTAACCAAATTTTTACAGAAAGAATTTCCCGAAGCTTTAATAGTACCGGAAGGCGGAACGAATGAAGATGCCGTAGCAGGCATAAAAATGATGCTGAATGACGATACAAAAGATTTTGATTATCTTTGCACCGCCGTTGGAACCGGAGGGACAATTGCCGGAATCTCAAAATTTTGTGAAGAAAACCAGAAAGTTATAGGTTTTAAGGTGGTTGATGATGATTCATTGGAGAATAAAATAGGGGAATTAACCTTAAAGCAAAACTTTCATCTAATAGATTCATGCTTTGGAGGCTATGGCAAAATAAAAGATGAGAATATCCGTTTTATCAATGATTTTAAAGATAAATATGGAATTCCATTAGAACCGATTTATACAGGAAAAATGATGCAGAAGGTTTTTGAACTGATTGATGAAGGTTTTTTTCCTGAAGACAGCAGGATATTGTGCTTTCATACCGGCGGATTGCAGGGGATTGAAGGAGCAAATCTGCTTTTACAAAAACAAAATAGAAATTTAATCATATAA
- the hemL gene encoding glutamate-1-semialdehyde 2,1-aminomutase, whose protein sequence is MKYQRSSALFDEAYKYIPGGVNSPVRAFKSVGGVPVFMKSAKGAYLTDADDNKYIDYINSWGPAILGHTHPEVLEELKIQAEKGFSFGAPTELETEIAKFITENVPNIDQIRMVSSGTEACMSAIRLARGFTGRDKFIKFEGCYHGHSDSFLIKAGSGAATFGNPNSPGVTQGTAKDTLLARYNDFEQVEDLFRHNQGEIAAVIIEPVAGNMGCVLPENDFLQKLRKICDENGALLIFDEVMTGFRLAFGGAQELYNVKADLVTYGKVIGGGLPVGAFAGRNEIMDHLAPKGGVYQAGTLSGNPLAMRAGLKTLQLIKNDENFFNNLNKTTETLDFEIGKILNEKGIAHKINRKGSMMSVFFHINRVSNFDEAQEANHSLFNNFFHQMLQNGVYLPPSGYETYFISDAIKDKEIDMTLEAVRKFEYS, encoded by the coding sequence ATGAAATACCAAAGAAGTTCAGCTTTATTTGATGAAGCTTACAAATACATTCCGGGAGGGGTAAATTCTCCAGTTCGAGCATTCAAATCAGTGGGAGGAGTTCCTGTTTTTATGAAATCTGCAAAGGGTGCCTACCTTACGGATGCCGATGACAACAAGTATATTGACTATATTAATTCTTGGGGTCCTGCAATTTTGGGGCACACTCATCCTGAAGTTTTAGAAGAACTGAAAATTCAGGCTGAGAAAGGTTTTTCTTTTGGTGCACCAACAGAACTGGAAACAGAAATCGCAAAATTTATCACAGAAAATGTCCCGAATATCGACCAGATTAGAATGGTTTCTTCAGGAACGGAAGCTTGTATGAGCGCGATCAGATTGGCGAGAGGCTTCACGGGAAGAGATAAATTTATAAAATTTGAAGGTTGTTATCACGGTCACTCAGATTCGTTTTTAATTAAAGCAGGAAGTGGTGCTGCAACTTTTGGAAATCCAAATTCTCCTGGTGTTACACAAGGAACAGCAAAAGATACTTTATTGGCGAGATATAATGATTTTGAGCAGGTTGAAGATTTGTTCAGACATAATCAAGGTGAAATTGCTGCGGTTATTATCGAACCTGTAGCCGGAAATATGGGATGCGTGCTTCCTGAAAATGATTTCCTTCAAAAATTAAGGAAAATATGCGACGAAAACGGTGCTTTACTGATTTTTGATGAGGTGATGACAGGTTTCAGACTTGCTTTTGGTGGAGCTCAAGAACTTTATAATGTGAAGGCAGATTTAGTTACTTACGGAAAAGTGATTGGAGGTGGGCTTCCAGTAGGTGCTTTTGCGGGCAGAAACGAAATCATGGATCATCTGGCTCCAAAAGGCGGAGTTTACCAGGCCGGAACATTGAGTGGAAATCCTTTGGCGATGAGAGCTGGCTTAAAAACGCTTCAATTGATTAAAAATGATGAAAATTTCTTCAATAATCTTAATAAAACAACAGAAACCTTAGATTTTGAAATCGGAAAAATTTTAAATGAAAAAGGAATTGCTCATAAAATCAACAGAAAAGGTTCTATGATGTCGGTTTTCTTCCATATTAACAGGGTTTCCAATTTTGATGAAGCTCAGGAAGCGAACCATTCGTTATTCAATAATTTCTTTCATCAGATGTTGCAAAATGGAGTTTATCTTCCGCCAAGTGGTTATGAAACCTATTTCATCAGTGATGCAATAAAAGATAAGGAAATTGATATGACACTGGAGGCTGTTAGAAAATTTGAATATTCTTAA
- a CDS encoding DUF2752 domain-containing protein, with translation MKIEDFMLSCPSKKFLGIECFGCGTQRAIVMVFEGRFGEAFHMFPAVYTLLLFFATVFLSFVDKKRNYGSLLVVLAAVNAVIMVVSYFYKHFYINTH, from the coding sequence ATGAAAATAGAAGACTTTATGTTATCGTGCCCTAGTAAGAAATTCTTAGGAATTGAATGTTTTGGCTGCGGAACCCAGAGAGCTATTGTCATGGTTTTTGAGGGAAGGTTTGGGGAAGCCTTTCATATGTTTCCCGCTGTTTATACGTTGCTGCTTTTTTTTGCAACGGTTTTCCTCAGTTTTGTAGATAAGAAAAGAAATTACGGAAGTTTATTGGTTGTTTTAGCAGCTGTTAACGCTGTGATTATGGTCGTTTCTTATTTTTACAAACATTTTTATATAAATACACATTAA
- a CDS encoding DUF5522 domain-containing protein, whose translation MALFDIKENEDFYYNEQGYKVFTEKFHLKRGYCCKSGCRHCPYGYDKKTDTFIKNDKKK comes from the coding sequence ATGGCACTTTTTGACATCAAAGAAAATGAAGACTTTTACTACAACGAGCAGGGGTACAAGGTATTTACGGAAAAATTTCATCTAAAAAGAGGATATTGCTGTAAAAGTGGCTGTAGACATTGTCCTTATGGATATGATAAAAAGACCGATACATTCATTAAAAACGATAAAAAAAAATAA
- a CDS encoding endonuclease — translation MKKSLLLFAFAGILANAQAPSGYYNSANGLSGASLKTALSTIITNGHQDKGYSGLWTAYKTTDIDKNYENDGSILDIYSEKPTTVDPYKYTPGTNQCGTYSVEGNCYNREHIVPQSFFNQSSPMVSDIHFIRATDGKVNGMRSNYPFGKVGTATFTSNNGSKLGNSVSSGYAGTVFEPIDEFKGDVARMIFYFVTRYQSKLSTFTSGNMLGGSVFPGLQTWELNVLLTWHNQDPVSQAEINRNNASYTYQGNRNPFIDNPNYVNLIWGSGSGGGTTNPPTGTNCVNETFETIPTTSSSSYLTRTWSNGGITWTATDSRTDQTISSKAITIRDGALTSSSSANGIGSLTVTTQLKFTGTSGTFTVKVNGTTVGTVPYSTNSTTTTISNINISGNAVVILENNSTSNRVAIDNLSWTCYSGTSRSGQSIPSALNSDQKDLQISPNPISNNEIFVKGETQNIKKAEIYNLQGKMVQTFDQPFKNSRNSIKIKNLEQGVYLLKLDNSTLKFIVK, via the coding sequence ATGAAAAAGTCATTACTCCTTTTTGCATTTGCCGGCATTCTGGCTAATGCTCAAGCTCCATCCGGATATTACAATTCTGCAAACGGATTGTCAGGAGCCTCCTTGAAAACTGCCCTGAGCACGATTATTACAAACGGTCACCAGGATAAGGGCTACAGTGGGCTTTGGACCGCCTACAAGACCACCGATATTGATAAAAATTACGAAAACGACGGTTCGATTCTTGACATTTACTCTGAAAAACCAACAACTGTTGATCCTTACAAATATACTCCCGGAACCAACCAATGCGGGACATATTCAGTAGAAGGAAATTGCTATAACAGAGAACATATCGTCCCTCAAAGCTTCTTCAATCAATCTTCTCCAATGGTTTCAGATATCCACTTTATCAGGGCAACAGATGGAAAAGTAAACGGAATGAGGTCAAATTATCCTTTCGGAAAGGTGGGGACCGCAACTTTCACTTCTAACAATGGTTCGAAACTCGGAAATTCTGTTTCTTCGGGATATGCGGGAACGGTTTTTGAACCGATTGATGAATTTAAAGGTGATGTTGCAAGGATGATTTTTTATTTTGTAACGCGCTATCAAAGCAAGCTTTCCACTTTTACTTCTGGAAATATGTTGGGTGGCTCTGTTTTTCCGGGATTACAGACCTGGGAACTGAATGTTTTATTAACCTGGCATAATCAGGATCCAGTTTCTCAGGCGGAAATCAACAGAAATAATGCTTCATATACTTATCAGGGAAACAGAAATCCTTTCATCGATAATCCGAATTATGTTAATTTAATTTGGGGATCCGGTTCAGGCGGCGGAACAACAAATCCTCCGACAGGAACGAATTGCGTCAACGAAACTTTTGAAACAATTCCAACAACAAGTTCATCTTCTTATTTAACAAGAACATGGTCAAATGGTGGAATTACATGGACGGCAACTGACTCAAGAACCGACCAAACCATTTCCAGCAAAGCAATTACGATCAGAGACGGAGCCTTAACGTCAAGCAGTTCAGCCAATGGAATCGGGTCATTGACAGTGACTACTCAATTGAAGTTCACAGGAACAAGCGGAACATTTACCGTAAAAGTGAACGGTACAACCGTGGGAACAGTACCATACAGTACAAATTCTACAACCACAACAATCAGTAACATTAACATCTCTGGAAATGCGGTGGTGATCCTTGAAAATAATTCTACAAGTAACCGAGTGGCCATCGACAACCTGAGCTGGACGTGTTATTCAGGAACCTCCAGATCGGGGCAAAGCATTCCTTCTGCATTAAATTCAGATCAAAAAGATTTACAAATTTCTCCAAATCCAATTTCAAATAATGAAATTTTTGTAAAGGGCGAAACTCAAAATATCAAAAAAGCTGAGATTTATAATCTTCAGGGGAAGATGGTTCAGACATTTGATCAACCTTTTAAAAATAGTAGAAATTCAATTAAAATTAAAAACCTCGAGCAGGGAGTTTATCTTTTGAAATTAGATAATTCTACTTTGAAGTTTATTGTGAAGTAA
- a CDS encoding glucosaminidase domain-containing protein, translating into MKRLFLLVSLLVLSKFSAQSWATDDQYIQKFAKYAVEEMEKYKIPASITLAQGLLETGGGQSRLAQEGKNHFGIKCKEDWTGKTMKHTDDAPNECFRVYDDPRQSYEDHSIFLSTRKYYQNLFNLDMKDYRAWAHGLKKAGYATNPRYASILIGKIEKYKLYEYDNTNSREVLYAVLKMYPDLKGDRTFMAQLEPEKYTKKAKEPVTVEVPYKQTSYAQQQKRVERIKTKAEILNSILIKSHPNEGLKYIVIPEDTNVTFIANKFKISESKLMKWNELESDVLRKNDIIFLESKKSDGNTPTYKAESGEDMHDIAQKFGIKLHKLYAKNRMDEGQKPSAGQLIYLIDKKPRN; encoded by the coding sequence ATGAAAAGACTTTTCTTACTCGTAAGCCTTTTAGTTTTATCAAAATTCTCAGCTCAATCTTGGGCAACTGATGACCAATACATTCAAAAGTTTGCAAAATACGCAGTAGAAGAAATGGAAAAATACAAAATTCCGGCTTCTATCACCCTTGCACAGGGACTTCTGGAAACGGGAGGCGGGCAAAGCAGATTGGCTCAGGAAGGCAAAAATCATTTCGGAATAAAGTGTAAAGAAGACTGGACGGGGAAAACTATGAAGCATACCGACGACGCTCCCAACGAGTGTTTCAGGGTGTATGACGATCCCAGACAGTCTTACGAAGACCACTCCATATTTTTATCAACCCGGAAATATTATCAGAATCTTTTTAATCTGGACATGAAAGATTACAGAGCTTGGGCTCATGGTCTTAAAAAAGCCGGCTACGCAACGAATCCCCGCTATGCTTCAATTTTGATTGGTAAAATTGAAAAGTATAAATTATACGAATACGACAATACAAATTCTCGGGAAGTTCTTTATGCTGTTTTGAAAATGTATCCTGATCTGAAAGGCGACAGAACTTTCATGGCTCAGCTGGAACCTGAAAAATATACCAAAAAAGCAAAAGAACCTGTTACCGTTGAAGTTCCTTATAAACAAACTTCTTACGCTCAACAACAAAAAAGAGTGGAAAGAATTAAGACAAAAGCGGAAATTCTTAATTCAATTTTAATTAAAAGCCATCCGAATGAAGGTTTAAAATATATCGTAATTCCGGAAGATACTAATGTAACATTCATCGCCAATAAATTCAAAATCAGTGAAAGCAAACTGATGAAATGGAACGAGCTGGAAAGTGATGTTTTAAGAAAAAATGATATTATTTTCCTTGAGTCAAAAAAATCAGATGGAAATACGCCTACTTACAAAGCGGAATCAGGTGAAGATATGCACGATATCGCTCAAAAATTCGGAATTAAATTACATAAATTGTACGCAAAAAACAGAATGGATGAAGGCCAGAAACCTTCTGCCGGACAGTTGATTTATTTAATTGACAAAAAGCCTAGAAACTAA
- a CDS encoding T9SS type A sorting domain-containing protein, whose translation MIKNLSFKNCLPLLGILGGMFTANAQCNAVSSFSENFDAYSCCNMGVVPTCWESVMLNGASQIISSSQPASGTSQIYQNGYGSGKISIVVMPPISNISAGTHRLRVKMKANGAGYLEFGYIKDALPDTFVMLQPITITNTSYDATSERTFTVPTTVPDGMRLAIRNPGTSFAGHYWDDAVWEPIPNLGTHETDISSGIKVYPNPFNDILNISDIENVKTITITDAVGRLLKTVDKPSTVLSLNDLEKGVYFVNLHFKDGTVKSFKEIKN comes from the coding sequence ATGATTAAAAATTTATCTTTTAAAAATTGTCTTCCTTTATTAGGAATATTGGGTGGAATGTTTACTGCAAATGCTCAATGCAATGCAGTCAGTAGTTTTTCTGAGAATTTTGATGCGTATTCCTGTTGTAATATGGGAGTGGTACCTACTTGTTGGGAAAGTGTCATGTTAAATGGAGCAAGCCAGATTATTTCCAGTAGTCAGCCTGCCTCCGGGACGAGCCAGATTTATCAAAATGGTTACGGATCGGGAAAAATATCAATCGTGGTGATGCCTCCGATTTCTAATATCAGTGCGGGAACACACCGCTTGAGGGTTAAAATGAAGGCTAATGGCGCGGGTTATCTCGAGTTTGGATACATTAAAGATGCCTTGCCGGATACTTTTGTAATGCTACAGCCGATTACGATCACCAATACTTCTTATGACGCCACTTCCGAAAGGACTTTCACGGTTCCGACTACCGTTCCGGACGGAATGAGGCTGGCAATCCGTAATCCGGGAACTTCTTTTGCCGGGCATTATTGGGATGATGCAGTTTGGGAACCGATCCCGAATCTTGGAACTCATGAAACTGATATTTCTTCAGGAATAAAAGTATATCCGAATCCTTTCAATGATATTCTGAATATTTCTGATATTGAAAATGTAAAAACTATTACAATCACAGATGCAGTGGGAAGACTTCTAAAAACAGTTGATAAACCTTCAACAGTTTTGTCATTAAATGATCTTGAAAAAGGTGTTTATTTTGTGAATTTACATTTCAAGGACGGAACAGTTAAATCCTTCAAAGAAATCAAAAACTAA